A part of Capsicum annuum cultivar UCD-10X-F1 chromosome 6, UCD10Xv1.1, whole genome shotgun sequence genomic DNA contains:
- the LOC107876048 gene encoding alanine aminotransferase 2: MRRFVSHKARNLITKTSTISSTICSSSTISPLNSLSPAAAALRFLSTLHPHSMDSITIDTINPKVLKCEYAVRGEIVTIAQKLQQDLKDNPGSHPFDEILYCNIGNPQSLAQQPITFFREVLALCDHPSILDKSETQGLFSADAIERAFQILDQIPGRATGAYSHSQGIKGLRDTIASGIEARDGFPADPNDLFLTDGASPAVHMMMQLLIRSENDGILCPIPQYPLYSASIALHGGTLVPYYLDEQTGWGLEISELEHQLNTAKSNGIDVRALVVINPGNPTGQVLGEANQREIVEFCKKEGLVLLADEVYQENVYVPDKKFHSFKKITRSMGYGEKDISLVSFQSVSKGFYGECGKRGGYMEITGFSPEVREQIYKLASVNLCSNISGQILASLVMSPPKVGDESYESFSAEKEAVLSSLARRAQALQDALNSLEGVTCNRAEGAMYLFPRINLPDKAIKAAEEAKTAPDAFYAKLLLNATGIVVVPGSGFRQVPGTWHFRCTILPQEEKIPAIVSRLTEFHKKFMDEFCG; encoded by the exons ATGCGGAGATTCGTATCACACAAAGCCAGAAATCTCATCACCAAAACTAGTACCATTTCTTCTACtatttgttcttcttctacaATTTCCCCTCTAAATTCTCTATCACCTGCTGCTGCAGCTCTTCGTTTTTTGTCCACTCTTCATCCTCATTCAATGGATTCCATCACTATTGATACCATTAATCCCAAG GTTTTGAAATGTGAGTATGCTGTTCGTGGAGAAATTGTTACAATTGCTCAG AAATTGCAGCAAGACCTCAAGGACAATCCAGGTTCTCATCCCTTTGATGAG ATCTTATACTGCAATATTGGAAATCCTCAATCACTGGCCCAGCAGCCTATCACTTTCTTTAGAGAG GTCCTTGCATTATGTGACCATCCATCCATTTTGGACAAAAGTGAAACCCAAGGTCTGTTCAG TGCGGATGCCATAGAACGAGCTTTCCAGATCCTTGATCAAATTCCTGGGAGAGCAACTGGTGCATACAGCCACAGTCAG GGTATAAAAGGATTACGTGACACAATCGCTTCTGGTATTGAAGCTCGTGATGGCTTCCCTGCTGATCCAAATGATCTTTTCTTGACTGATGGTGCTAGCCCAGCG GTTCACATGATGATGCAGCTACTCATCAGGTCAGAGAATGATGGAATTCTCTGTCCCATTCCCCAGTATCCTCTTTACTCTGCTTCAATCGCCCTCCATGGTGGAACTCTT GTTCCTTATTATCTTGATGAACAAACAGGATGGGGGCTTGAGATATCAGAGCTAGAGCATCAGTTAAACACTGCAAAATCCAACGGTATTGACGTTAGGGCTTTGGTTGTGATCAATCCGGGCAACCCAACTGGGCAG GTTCTTGGTGAGGCCAACCAACGGGAAATTGTAGAATTCTGCAAGAAGGAAGGCCTTGTCCTTCTGGCTGATGAG GTCTATCAAGAAAATGTTTATGTGCCTGACAAGAAATTCCACTCATTTAAGAAAATTACCCGCTCTATGGGATACGGGGAAAAGGATATATCTTTAGTGTCTTTCCAGTCTGTGTCAAAAG GGTTTTACGGAGAGTGTGGAAAACGAGGAGGTTACATGGAGATCACTGGTTTTAGCCCTGAAGTGAGGGAACAAATATACAAATTGGCTTCTGTCAATCTGTGTTCCAATATCTCTGGGCAGATACTTGCAAGCCTCGTCATGAGTCCCCCAAAG GTAGGAGATGAATCATATGAGTCTTTTTCTGCCGAGAAAGAAGCAGTACTCTCATCCTTGGCGAGACGTGCACAG GCGCTACAAGATGCACTGAATAGTTTGGAAGGAGTGACATGCAATAGAGCAGAAGGGGCTATGTATCTCTTTCCGCGTATTAACTTACCCGACAAAGCAATAAAAGCAGCAGAAGAAGCTAAAACTGCACCAGACGCTTTCTATGCTAAACTTCTTCTTAATGCCACAGGAATCGTTGTTGTTCCAGGCTCTGGATTCCGCCAG GTTCCTGGAACCTGGCATTTTAGGTGCACAATATTACCACAAGAAGAGAAGATACCAGCTATCGTATCTCGTCTTACAGAATTCCATAAAAAGTTCATGGATGAATTCTGCGGCTAA